One Littorina saxatilis isolate snail1 linkage group LG1, US_GU_Lsax_2.0, whole genome shotgun sequence genomic window carries:
- the LOC138965467 gene encoding zinc finger protein ZFPM1-like, with amino-acid sequence MSRRKQSNPKSIKVSADSAESEDTEKDADIKEELCDPGEGTEPHDQEMRTDTPRSGTPHESQDSPDHIDVVNNFHSPSHNSSSPRPSSKTPPTPGGQFQDDRVVVKVEKDDDDDDESGHHGNDLVENRSQRNDLGSPGNSKTEDPATMGLVRHLQLPSDVLYLKEVEVNMHGKTTSSWMICSGIPLPKGSSLGPFAGDLVSSDNVRVGDLIVEFHSKTGHVALVNVAGLSGGWLALLRPAVNGVTRNTLVYLEGGRIWCEIVSDVDIGTELRANFVFDLEDLSLADREMSMAPVSPLPTAPERPPSSVTPPLQQSASAVQQPSPPGHAALIYGCPFCGVRFSSPRTLQGHLSYYCSKKRSEHIVSPRPKSRRSSDNSSQGSLQTEMVRVKQEESMESPHISQVSPSKAASSVGKKRPAAATDTNGSGRSSASPPPAKSACLDTQVFQCPLCSYRADKPASLNRHMRIHNRPLEETGGSATSARAGSSPAGSSVPSSATYCQECNIQFSSMGTFRCHKEHYCSMRQVGRPSAELKQPEAPPFAMSAHHAASLGIPADLSTATPLQLAALSQSGMFFPPGQAMASEAGGLTPGGAVMPGGQAAMILTAPVMTPSGITSMAIPLPTVLVQSIHNAAAAAAAHAASVGPPASPRTAMSPKKSASPPEASESSPRRTPEEAHQRKSPKALSPETEAGESVKELPLDLSKKKSDSEQASTAEVHSIKREKSETSSSSSVRSASHSSPLATRSSSVGSDRRASSPSPSRTPAAPTSMSAIPPPLLNPSLLQSFLPFQTMAAAAAAGMTGLPVAPQGHAFGAVPPAVSKCTDCNIIFYKHENFLIHKQHYCSGVKLKASSTAPAAARRAEPDVIKVETSSTLTSAPEQGTSRSPLSSPPVSKDHESASGSHPQLTSPVSNSKIPALTPTVASGGQEDIYYKFLCVPCKIKFSSASNLKAHKEYYCPHGKNSDHTIIAQTPNGEIVGTANHDQGSPSSEGSSPSPSQHYCTQCKAVFSSSRLLKIHLCNAEETQTCLLRCSHCDYITYTDKRLAEHMKVHNPTSAYRCTLCGYRGNTVRGMRMHGKTHTDNGEDFTDEHMIEFQEPPLVPIQTNGDHKGHGPVDMEVELLRLKNEPYKRRRSRKAYEKVDILVPLEDYPCQLCGELFPDQRSLAIHFRIHEIASQYMQELARCGLCDYVTKSVEDLRAHMEISHSVIPREEKENHPQSNSPDRARSVDRRSSERASSSEKRSPVRIKEEPIDRDYEQRSETSSVPVRDHYKRNDSSPEETLTTVKVEKKNRDITRQRSANCSPHEEERNSAENTSDKVDVVRVKTEPGLEGDDDSCNDPPLPITFATPPSTSQPLRSRSPPSPAHRSSSSSHASAGQGHSSPPSSRSSPIIKQEPVFAAQSLAISAASLFPRFIGPPLTPAAEIGSGPHPSQERNAVKAREGLYCQNCDISFTYRSTFVAHKEHYCNKRAGVPTSATA; translated from the exons ACATCAAGGAGGAGCTGTGTGATCCaggtgaaggcactgaaccacaCGACCAGGAGATGAGGACAGACACACCCAGGTCAGGAACACCTCACGAGTCACAAGACTCTCCTGACCACATCGATGTCGTCAACAACTTCCACAGTCCCTCACACAACTCCTCATCACCACGACCATCATcaaaaacaccaccaacaccagGCGGTCAATTTCAGGATGACCGTGTTGTGGTGAAGGTAGagaaggatgatgatgatgatgatgaaagtggTCACCATGGAAACGACCTTGTTGAAAACAGAAGCCAAAGAAACGACCTTGGGAGCCCTGGCAACAGTAAGACTGAGGACCCCGCAACAATGGGGCTGGTCCGTCACCTGCAACTCCCCAGTGATGTTCTGTACTTAAAG GAGGTGGAGGTGAACATGCATGGAAAGAcaacctccagctggatgataTGCAGTGGCATCCCCTTGCCCAAGGGAAGCAGTCTCGGCCCCTTTGCTGGCGATCTCGTGTCTTCGGACAATGTGCGAGTGGGAGACCTTATTGTGGAG TTTCACAGCAAGACAGGGCATGTGGCGCTGGTGAATGTAGCCGGACTCAGCGGTGGCTGGCTGGCTTTGTTGAGACCAGCTGTCAATGGAGTCACCAGAAATACCCTGGTATACCTGGAAG GTGGAAGAATCTGGTGTGAAATTGTGTCGGATGTTGACATTGGTACAGAGCTGCGAGCGAACTTCGTATTTGACCTTGAAGACCTGTCGTTGGCGGATAGAGAAATGTCAATGGCTCCCGTGTCCCCCTTGCCAACAGCCCCTGAGAGACCCCCGTCTTCAGTTACTCCACCACTGCAACAGTCAGCGTCGGCTGTACAACAACCCTCTCCACCTGGTCATG CGGCACTGATCTACGGTTGTCCATTCTGTGGGGTGAGGTTCAGCAGCCCAAGGACACTTCAAGGTCATCTCAGCTATTACTGTTCCAAGAAGAGATCAGAACACATTGTCAGTCCTCGGCCCAAGTCCAGACGGAGTTCTGATAACAGTAGCCAGGGTAGTTTGCAGACAG AAATGGTGAGGGTGAAGCAGGAAGAAAGCATGGAAAGCCCACACATATCCCAGGTGTCACCAAGCAAAGCAGCCAGCAGTGTTGGCAAGAAGAGACCCGCCGCTGCTACAGACACCAACGGCTCCGGTCGTAGCTCCGCCTCCCCTCCCCCGGCCAAGTCGGCTTGTCTGGACACCCAGGTCTTCCAGTGCCCCTTGTGTTCCTACAGGGCCGACAAGCCCGCCAGCCTCAACCGCCACATGCGTATCCACAATCGTCCTCTGGAGGAAACAGGGGGTTCTGCCACTTCAGCCAGGGCCGGGTCCTCTCCGGCGGGCAGCTCTGTTCCCAGCAGCGCCACCTACTGCCAGGAGTGCAACATCCAGTTCTCGTCCATGGGCACCTTCCGCTGCCACAAGGAGCACTACTGCTCCATGCGCCAGGTGGGGAGGCCGTCTGCTGAGCTCAAGCAGCCTGAAGCACCACCGTTTGCCATGTCGGCTCACCACGCAGCTTCCCTTGGCATTCCCGCCGACCTATCCACTGCCACACCTCTGCAGCTTGCAGCTCTCAGCCAGAGCGGTATGTTCTTCCCTCCAGGACAAGCCATGGCCAGTGAGGCCGGTGGTCTGACCCCCGGTGGTGCAGTCATGCCTGGAGGTCAAGCCGCTATGATACTGACCGCTCCTGTCATGACACCGTCAGGCATCACCAGCATGGCCATTCCACTGCCTACGGTGCTGGTGCAGTCTATTCACAATGCcgccgctgctgctgctgctcatGCTGCCAGTGTGGGGCCTCCAGCTTCTCCAAGAACAGCAATGTCTCCAAAGAAATCAGCCTCCCCTCCTGAAGCTTCTGAGTCTTCACCAAGACGTACACCTGAGGAGGCTCACCAGAGAAAATCACCAAAAGCGTTGTCACCGGAGACTGAAGCCGGTGAATCTGTCAAGGAACTACCCCTAGACCTGAGCAAAAAGAAGTCAGACTCAGAGCAGGCCAGCACAGCAGAGGTGCACAGCATCAAGAGAGAAAAGTCAGAGACCTCATCAAGTTCGTCAGTGCGTTCAGCATCACATTCCAGTCCACTGGCTACCAGATCATCCAGTGTGGGGTCAGATCGCCGTGCTAGCTCCCCAAGCCCCTCCAGGACTCCTGCCGCCCCCACCTCTATGTCTGCAATCCCTCCTCCCCTTTTGAACCCCTCTCTCCTCCAGAGCTTCCTCCCCTTTCAGACTATGGCTGCAGCCGCTGCTGCTGGAATGACCGGCCTTCCTGTTGCTCCCCAAGGGCACGCTTTTGGGGCCGTTCCACCTGCCGTCAGTAAATGCACCGACTGTAACATTATCTTTTACAAGCACGAAAACTTCCTCATCCACAAGCAGCACTACTGCTCTGGGGTCAAACTCAAAGCTTCTTCCACAGCTCCTGCTGCTGCTAGAAGGGCTGAGCCAGACGTCATCAAAGTTGAAACGTCTTCCACTCTAACGTCAGCGCCTGAACAAGGGACAAGCCGTTCCCCGCTGAGCAGTCCACCTGTAAGTAAAGATCATGAGTCTGCGTCAGGTAGTCATCCACAGCTGACATCGCCAGTGTCAAACTCCAAGATTCCTGCCCTTACCCCTACCGTGGCATCAGGAGGCCAGGAAGATATTTACTACAAGTTTTTGTGTGTCCCGTGCAAGATCAAGTTCAGCTCAGCTAGCAACCTGAAAGCCCACAAAGAGTACTACTGCCCACATGGCAAGAACAGTGACCACACCATCATAGCACAGACTCCCAATGGAGAAATAGTGGGCACTGCCAACCATGACCAGGGCTCGCCCAGCAGTGAAGGATCGTCGCCCAGCCCCAGTCAGCACTACTGCACTCAGTGCAAGGCCGTGTTCTCCTCATCCCGCCTGCTCAAGATCCATCTGTGCAACGCTGAGGAGACTCAGACGTGCCTGCTGCGCTGCTCCCACTGTGACTACATCACCTACACCGACAAGCGCCTGGCAGAGCACATGAAGGTGCACAATCCCACCAGCGCCTACAGGTGCACACTGTGTGGCTACCGCGGCAACACGGTCAGAGGCATGCGCATGCACGGCAAAACGCACACAGACAACGGGGAGGACTTCACTGACGAGCACATGATCGAGTTCCAGGAGCCTCCTCTGGTCCCCATCCAGACCAACGGCGATCACAAAGGTCACGGTCCTGTAGACATGGAGGTCGAGCTACTGCGTTTGAAGAATGAGCCCTACAAACGCAGGCGCTCCAGGAAAGCTTACGAGAAAGTTGACATTCTGGTGCCCTTGGAAGATTACCCCTGTCAGCTGTGTGGCGAATTGTTCCCCGATCAGAGATCCTTAGCCATTCACTTCCGCATCCACGAGATCGCCAGCCAGTACATGCAGGAGCTTGCTCGCTGCGGCCTGTGTGACTATGTGACCAAGTCGGTGGAGGACCTCAGAGCTCACATGGAAATCTCCCACTCTGTTATccccagggaggagaaggaaaaccaCCCTCAGTCCAACAGCCCTGATAGAGCCCGGTCTGTGGATAGGAGAAGTTCAGAGAGGGCGTCCTCTTCGGAGAAAAGAAGTCCAGTTCGTATCAAAGAAGAGCCTATAGACAGAGACTATGAACAGAGATCAGAAACTAGTTCTGTGCCAGTCCGAGACCATTACAAGAGAAATGACAGCTCACCAGAGGAGACACTTACCACAGTAAAAGTTGAGAAAAAGAACAGAGACATTACTCGCCAAAGGTCGGCGAACTGTTCCCCtcatgaagaagaaagaaacagcGCAGAAAATACATCTGATAAAGTTGATGTGGTGAGAGTGAAGACAGAGCCAGGGCTGGAGGGAGATGACGACAGCTGCAATGATCCACCACTGCCAATCACTTTTGCCACGCCTCCCTCCACCTCCCAGCCCCTGCGTTCAAGGTCACCTCCAAGCCCAGCACACCGGTCCTCCTCTAGCTCTCATGCTAGcgcaggtcaaggtcacagcagtccACCATCTTCACGCTCCAGTCCCATAATAAAACAGGAGCCAGTCTTTGCCGCTCAGTCTTTGGCCATATCTGCCGCCAGCCTCTTCCCAAGATTCATTGGGCCTCCACTTACACCTGCGGCGGAGATTGGAAGCGGACCCCATCCCTCTCAGGAGAGAAATGCCGTGAAGGCTAGGGAGGGCCTGTACTGCCAGAACTGTGACATCAGCTTCACGTATCGCTCCACCTTTGTGGCGCACAAGGAACACTACTGCAACAAGAGGGCTGGAGTGCCCACCAGTGCTACTGCCTGA